The Glycine max cultivar Williams 82 chromosome 17, Glycine_max_v4.0, whole genome shotgun sequence genome contains the following window.
ttcacctattgtagttttgtcatagaagtcatgtctaatcatgaaacttgtcacataagatttcttatgttgtgctgaattttattttcttgtttctttgtctaactcatttgttcatgagtgtatgaaattcttttagcctattattttatttgagtcaaatctttcatgttaattagtccttaacatgttcatgcaaaattcttagagggTCTtcgattgtgaaccttttcttgaacttttaggtttccttatgattgtgtctattgtgaatttgagttttggtgattgaattgctggctgaaatgttgatcctaagtgaatattgaactcctaaaattgtggtaaacaatcctagtgagttcaacatacataggaaggttgaaagtaagcccaaggcaatcaatataccatgcttaaaaaacaaaatcgctggtgctggcagcttggacatacaaacttgtaaaaattactgagaattggttacttcgaattttgagctgaaatttttactgaattttctagacatctggaaaaaagttataaaaaaagaaacaagtgatttggataaaaagaaaaaatacgaaaaatcgcacaagttggcaggaaaatcagtatccagaaaaaaaaggtgaaacggaagtgtgcttgttgttttggctcaaaatttattctataattggaaatttcaattcaaaattagtgtgaagacaagtgccaaatcTAGATTTTTGTTGAGtccttttttcagtttttttactctactgaataatccttgaaaaattgtcttgttaaaactccattggtttagctttcatttcatttttttggtctttgtttattgcttgtctctttgtttccttgtttgtgggttgccatatagggaattggaaggaggattggtgccatcccttgaagaatttgagtccagaagcaaggggccaaccaccttaagagctattggactaagaagcactccaaattgagtgaatcaccaaagagagaacaaccaccaaaattgaggaccgttttgtaattttgtaatttgcaatttacttaccttcattgctttcaagtttttgtaacaaaaaggcctttcattggaagtgtgttgggagcctccaataggttaccaaacttccatttgtgtgtaataattttaggcaatttttacttaggatagtgagtgttttgttgggaaccttgaatgtggtcatccaaacactcttaggattcacctagtttacatttcttgcttactttcatagcttatttcttttaccttccattgtcaaaccgcctagatagcttgcattttaccaattagtttttttaccttatctttcacacctcttttagtgtttatttggctagtttcaaccatagtttcttttatcttttgttttcaaacctccaacaagaaagaaccacaacttaggaaccaacatgagtcatcattcatctagtgttaatggcaagggtactagtcataaagaccctttatatagaatcttagatgagttgagttccctcaagttatggaaagaaaaacaagagagaaaagaaaaaggaaaaaaaagagtggaagaaataagtcaagatgaaagaaagaaaataagagaggaagaaagaagaaaaataatgaaagaaatgaaaagagaaaaacatgtctcctatagtagtcaaactcttgcaaaagcctaagtgaagaacttcgtgactattacgaaggaaggcataggtcacatcttagacctcactcccatagaagagaaaaggaaagaaagcctcaagaggctaacattaaactctcatacttccatgggaatgacaatgtagaggctaacttagattgggaaataagggtagagcaacaacttaaaaagaagtctacttcaaaatcttatggctctcactcttatccaaagaaataccaaggtcaaggcatcttaggggtgacaccttctaagcccaaagatgataaggggaagacaatagaaaagcaagcccctaaggctagtatgcaagagaaaactagctatataaagtgctttaaatgtcttggaagaggacacattacttcccAATGCCCCACCataaaaaccatgattatgaggggccaagacatttatagtagccaagatgaggctactacttcaccttcctctagtgaaagtgaaaaagcaaaaggggaagaatctagtgaagaaatctacccccaagaagaaggacaaccattagttgttaaagagaagtgtaaggaggtaagtgtctcctccaagagtttagctaagaaggaaactcattttacattaaagaaactttccctcttagacaacctccacattttctcttttgtaaaaaggcacttgctagcattgccacacctcttgggcttgagtttattcctcaagtaaagaagttgttggatgagggtttggttcgcaagagcttaaatccttgtgctttgttggtgcccaaaataggtattattaggcaccaagtccctaaaataggtggtatgatgaatgttttgagtggtgcatccctcttttgtaaaatcactcgtacacctaacatcttcatggtgtgtgtacatagggacccattaggtaggtttgttcttatttttagtttcaatacaaacttaggtactcatatgggacaccttaggtttctcatactttttggtaggaataatcaatatgaaaatacagaaaaaggtatgttttattgcgttacttttcttaatttttcaaatagtgatcaaggggttcccatgaaccctaagagaataaaggtcattcctgagtggcccactccaccaagtataagaaaaatttggggcttccatgacttaacaaacttttacaaaaggtttgtcccatatttttctatacttgtagcaccattcattgagttggtgagaaaccatgttctttcatgggaagatgcccaggaaatgggttttcagacctcaccttacttcaacataccaaacaccactaatacatatatttttgttctttttacaggtgttgagggaagaagcccagagtattaagaacctcgggatttgaggtcaaatcctttccaaggtggagggaatgatgcaatcctatcccgcaagggcattgggcagaagactccaagtagactgggctagagatccaagggaaggccctagggttctcatgagccttagggtagatttcgagcccatgggctaagcatgagcccgcttatctttgtaaatattagaataggttttttcttcgtttgggccttgtattttggccattatagtagtatagggttttagccttgtatttcggggcattttgagtagtctttgtagtaaggacttttttttgtattttcatgtttcttttcatgggggtgagcctagctattatagggggtgtgtagctaagctctagcttctcatctcaaggaggtgagcttagctattagagaggtatgtgtagctaagctctagcttctttaggaatcttcttatggaagcttctcaaggaggtgagcttagttatgagaggggtgtgtgtagctaagctctagtttctcaaggaagttttctcaaagaagcttctcaaggaagttttctcaagaaaacttctcaaggaagctacctagtctataaatagaagcatgtgtaacacttgttgtaactttgatgaatgagagtcttgtgagacatacttcaaagttccacttctctccctcttttattccttcaatttcgtgctcccccctctctctttctctccctctttcttttcctccattgaagcatcctctccaagcttcttatccaaggctcatcttggtggtgaagctccttctttcatggcttattccttaatggatagcgcctcctctcacctcttttcctttgtcttccgctgcatctccatggtggaaaatcaccattaaaggaccccattgaagctcaaagatccagcctccattgaagccccacaagcaagtttcCATCAAAAAGGACATTTAAAATCACAGTTTTCAATTTCTAATTTCTATGttcctttttcttaaattatctcCTGTGGGAAGAGCATTCCTCATGGCCCTCCAAATAAAGAAAGACTCATTTCCATAAAGAAGCCAAAGTGTCTTGATGAATATTAATACCATGAAACTCCAGTAGAATCCCATATGCTGTGTTCACACTATAAAGCCCTAAATTTTCCTCCTTCCACACCGACAAATTTTCCCATCTGGGGtagttttagaaactatttCCCCAGATAGGGTCGTTTCCAAATTATTTCCAACATGGTGTAGTTATTTACGTGAAAACCATGCATGCAGGACCCAAATCGCCAGAACCAGTGGCGAGTTTGGTGTCCTTGAGCAAATCGCCAGCACCTATGGCGATACATGCATGCAAAGAGGAAACCGCCAGTCTAAATGGCGATATGCTCAGCGCTTTGGgaaccgccagtcaaactggtgAGTTCCATGGAATGAGGCTGCAGGGCTACGTCGCAGGCCATGGCAGTGCAGCTGATGGACGCGTCAGTGCAGGCGAAACCGCTATTACCATTGGCGGTTTGCCTTGCACAGGGATTGCCAAGAAAACGCTATTACCATTGGCAGGTTGCTtcgtttgaattttttttggccCTCTTCCATTATAAAAGCATAAGCTTCGTGAGTGCACTGCGCTGCTTCCTTCCTTTGCTTCCATTGCTTTGCTATTCTTCTTCCTTATTTCCTTCATTAGACTGACTGCGTTTTTCTTATTTGGttgttgtcttttgtttttggtaagtatttttgaatgataaatatttattgtgtgtgtgtgtgtgtgtgtgtgtgtgtgtgtatatatatatatatatatatatatatatatatatatatatatatatatatatatatatatatatatatatatatatatatgaatggtaaatattttgttaatgtttGTAGGGGTGTGCTTTATTGTTTCACTCTTGGTACGTGGTTTCTCTCCTCTTCATATTACGTGAGTTCTCTGTGCTTGGTAAGTGATTATTAACTTTGTAACTTTAATTGATAGGTTAATgttaggttttaaaaattatatgttattagttgtgttatatatatagatatatgttaggttagttatagttaaattgatatatattattttctttaaattttgtaaattagcatggtattaattattttatatatacatattacgTTTGTTGATGTtagatgaaatttttaaattttaagtagtaCATTGAAATATTGAGTTGGTATATTATGATTTGTACGTTAGTTGTAGTGgatttattaatatgattttgttaagattttttaaatttgtatcttattatttgtgataaaattatttgtacgttaattttagttatattattattatttggtttagatttagtaggtttgtatgatattatttgtattttatatatggtattttaggtttagttagaatgtgaatattatttaattgacttatttatagtttttattgaaatatatgaaatttttttatttatatatatatatatatatatatatatatatatatatatatatatatatatatatatatatatacacacacacacacacgttctttaaattttttattccatgaaatttttttgatttaatatcatttttttgtgtctaatatttgttatttaatttaaattttaataattggaaaaaaaatatggtcatttaattaaatttatgtacatatttgaatatttaattttgttatgtatagagtattttagttagtaaattaagttttgttgtgttaaatttatgaacgtgttttattttataattttattatgtacgtattttaatttggtcatttatttcaatttatgttgctatgttaatttttaattttgttatttgtcgagtattttaggtagtattttaagtttttttgtgtaaaatttatgtacgtgtaacaatttttaattttattatgtattttaatttggtcatttatttaaatttttgtagccatttaatttttaaattttttatttgtagactattttaggtagtattttaagtttatttgtgtacaatttatgtacgtgtttaaatttataattttgttatgtattttaatttggtcatttatttaaatttttgtagctatttaatttttaattttgttatttgtagactattttaggtaatattttaagtttatttgtgtacaatttatgtacgtgtttaaatttttaattttattatgtattttaatttggtcatttatttaaatttttgtagttatttaatttgtaattttgttatttgtagactattttaggtagtattttaagtttatttgtgtaaaatttatgtacatgtttaaatttttaattttgttatgtatttgaatttggtaatttatttaaatttgtgaaggcatgtaatttttaatttttttatttgtagactattttaggtagtattttaagtttttttgtgttaaatttttgtaCGTGTAACAAatctatgtattttaatttggtcatttattttaatttgtgtagctattaaatttgtaattttgttatttgtagagtattttataacatttatttaaatttgtgtagctattaaatttgttcatttttttaatgtaaaatttttgttgtcaattttttgtattatatttaactttatagcatcaatgacatcttcgtcatcatcttcatctagtaTACACATTAAGTCTGGTCTAATAGATGGATACGTCTTATGGCTGCAACCTAAACATGTTTccgaacatgtttggaatggggaagcAGACAGAAAACTACATATCATATGAGTTGTACCCATCTATCAAGGACAAGAAGAAATACCAGAGGAAATTATTCCTCTGCTTCGCCAATCAGGATTCTATTGGATAATGAAAATGGGGTACCTGAAAATTAATTCTTCATTAATTACAGccttgattgaaagatggaggcccgagACACACACGTTTCACTTGAGATGCGGAGAGGCTAcgattactcttcaagatgtgTCAGTCTTGTTAGGTCTTCATACTGAGggggcaccattaattggtcagactaatcttgattgggcttaattgtgtgaagaattattgggagtcagaccacaggaaggtgaacttcaaggcagtgtggtcaaattaagttggctggctcaccatttttcaGAAATAAATATCCATGACGGTAACGTAGAATaattacaaaggtttacccgtgcatgGATCCTCAGATTCATAGGAGGAGTTCTatttgttgacaaaagcagCAATAAAGTTTCCCTAAGGTACCTCCAATTTTTACGGGACTTTGAACAGTGCAGCGCGTATGCATGGGGACCTGCCGTGCTTGCTTATTTatacagagagatgtgcagcgccaccgattacaaaataaaatcaatcggaggtatgtgcatcttaatccaaatgtgggcatgggaacgctgcacgactttggctccaaagagaACTCCTCCTATAATAGAAAACAAACCACTCGGACACAGGTtagttgttttgaaaaaaaattcatttgaaaataatcaataatgtaACGCGTCAGcactaattatttcatattttttttgtaggtggctgcgacatggaaaccaacatattggcaatgatgatctAATAGTTTTCCGTCGTAAATTAGATATcatgaaacgacatgaggtaaCAAGATCATCATGTAttcgttaaataataaataaaatgtcatggTTTAAGATAAATTAACAATTGTGTTATTGTATGCAGTTTCTGTGGGAGCCTTACACAGCAACTGTTACGTCGATGTTGCCTCCCATTTGTTTGGTTGGCAGTATGGTGTGGTGCGCAATGGTGCCActcatttgtttccatgttgtagagtggcaccaaccggatagagtgttgcgacaatttgcaatgcaacaacctattccgGAGTCTCCTTCGCAACCATGGAATGTCCACGGGCTAACACTGAAAGGcaaacaagatgaaaattggTTCCAGTTGTTGGCCCCATTTATCAGTCAGTGGAATAATCGAGCTAAGTTTAGGGTCAACATTTATGCTCGACAAGAgggcctattgagttttaactcggattacatggtgtggtataggcgcaaaacaaaaatatttatcgacccaaacaatgcaaacacggctacattggtatttatttatttttaattatttaacttcaatttattttttaaagcatcGACATTAATTTCCTTACCGTAATAATTGCAGGGTGAAGTTACCGAGACATTGcagtatatggtgtcaccacaagggcgaaacacatggacagttgatgatctcgtgccatATGTGGAAAAGTTAGCGATTTTATCCCAAGAGCAAGAGAGGATCACTGAGCCTGTGAcacatggtccagcatcagagcgtcgatttcccccacaacagtttcacatgcttcagtcaagtgttgaaactcgagGTTTTGACAGACGAAGGGAGATTGTTCAAGCGGAAGATTTTTCCCAACATATGGAGCAacgtggccatggaatgtattacacgccaccaACTTTTTCTCAGTATCCTtcgcagatgtatcagtatcctttcaAAGGCCATGACACTGATATGTTTGCAAGCGAACATTCGTTTGGTGGTGTTGCAGAAACAcaacctcatttttcatggccgacCATGACCCCTTCGTAGCAACATGATGCCTCAATGGcaacacctaatgccccatTAGGTCAGCAATGGGATGTACCCGGAGTAATCCCTGATATGggtgacttattaggtgttgatttgtgTCACGAGTTTTCTGCAGAGGCTGAGGAACAAGGGCGGAGACAGCGTGCAAGAAGAAATCCGGATCGTCAAGCCCGAAggtgggatcgaccatgtggcacatcctcgcgccatcacggacaccataatgactgattttgatgtctctatttgaaatttgttttgtatctttgtaatttgaatttcagactTAATTTATGGTATCTCATTGTACTTGTTATGGAATTTGTTATGGAATTGCATTTTCAATCACCATTTGTTATTGAATCACCATCGCGGACAccataatgactatttttatgtcgcgcatcaaactggaataataaataaagtcataCAGCAAAATTAAAGTTGACAAATACatagttagggttagggtttatgagTTAGTTTTAGGACTTAGGGGTTATGAGTTAGTGTTAGGGTTATGAGTTAGGGTCAGGGTTATCAGTTGGGGTTAGGGTGAAGGGTTAGGTTTAAGGTTTTGAGTTAGGGTTGGGGTTTAttagttagggttagggtttatgagTTAGTTGTAGGACTTAGGGTGTATGAGTTATTGTGAAGGGTTATGAcatagggttagggtttaaggttttgagttagggttagggttatgaGTTTGGGTTAGGGTTTATGAGTTAGTTGTAGGATGAGTTAGGTTTATGACTTAGAGTTTATGAGTTAGGTTTTAGGGTTATGGGGTTGTGTTAtgagttagggttaggtttatgGGGTAAGGTTAGGGGttatgggttagggttaggtttatgAGTTAAGTTTAGGGTTTATTACTTAGGGTTATGAGTTACGGTTAGGTTTATGAGTTAATTTTAGGGTTTATTAGTTAGGGTTAGAGTTTATGAGTTAGTTTTAGGACTTAGGGTTTATGAGTTAGGTTTAGGTGTTATGGGTTAGTGTtatgagttagggttagggttatgggTTAGTGTTATGAGTTAGTTTTAGGACGTAGGGTTTATGAGTTAGGTTTAGGGGTTATGGGTTAGTGTTAttagttagggttagggttatgagttagggttaggtttatgagttagggttagggttatgggTTAGTAAtcataatgactatttttatgtcgcgcatcaaactagaataataaataaagtcataaagaaaaattaaagtacaCAAATCAAATAAGTAACGGTAGTAAtcataatgactatttttatgtTGCGCATCAAACTAAGTAtatggtttaggtttagggttagtggatagggtttagggttagcggtttatttttagggttagtggttagggtttagggttagtggtttatgtttagggttagtggtttatgtTTAGGGTTAgtagttagggtttagggttagtggatagggtttatggttagtggtttatttttagggttagtggatagggtttagggttagtggtttatttttagggttagttgttagggtttagggttagtggttaggggTTATGGTTAGTGGTTAGGCTTTAGGGTTAGTTGTTTATGTTTAGGGATAgttgttagggtttaggggtaggggttagggtttagggttatttgTTAGGGTTTAAGGTTAGTGGAAAGGGTTTGTGGTAAGCGATACGGTgtggggttagggttagggtttctgGTTAGGGTTAGTTGGTGGTTATGGTTTAACGAATTCATTGAAGCCCATAAATAAGTAATGTACAAAAGACAAAATGTTTTAAACTACCGAATTCATTGAACCCCAGAAATTCAATACATTGAACAGAACGTAAACAAATACAAATCACTcgactaacatacataaatcaacgatttgaacaactcccacgctcagattgcattggacagcgACGCCTGTTATGCCCTTCGGCTCCACATCTACTGCATTTTGTTCGGtgctcagatggttcgacccaatccatctcatttcttatccttgttgattttggccgaccttttgcacgaattgtagttgggtcagggataagtgtccatgcatcatcagaaggaggaatagccgcttcattcccaagaggccaccattgtgcggagtaagcttttaagatgtgctagtttgtataaacaacatctatatattgataGTAGTTCATGCTgacgtaaccacaagctgcaattatgtgtgaacatggatagtgaagcgcagaataccttccgcattgacaatgatgaccattcaagttaactgcccacttttgtccgccacgttgcgttatagggttgaagctctcctctacttcaaaccttgtggagtggatatcatacacgcgaacgatgtgcgtACAAGCTTGTTCTAGATTTTTCCTtagttctttaacaagctttgaacaatatacttggccttcatttaactgtctttgggcttggcggccacgctcaacaaagtactttcgacacctactgtaCGTTGATTTCACCAATGCTGTTATGGGAATGTTGCAACAATCCTTTaaaaccttattgatacattctgagaggttcGTTGTCATGTTTTCGTATCGACGTCCTTCTCTATCGTAAGCcatcgtccatttttcctttgagatgcgatcaatccatgttgctatggctggactcagttcacgaaatttttctaaattttgatcaaaaatgtgcttgcatggagtgtaggctgcataaaattagttatgaataacaattttaagtataaatgaaagtaaaataaacgtgaccatcaaatatgaaatcttacccaatttcttcaacatttctttttgtttggcattattgaattttcgattgaagttgcttgctatgtgtcgcacACAGTAGACATGATAACTGTGGGGAGGTTGCCAcccaagtgcttcgttagcgacAACGGACTTTATACTCGCATGTCGATCAGATAtcagacaaataccatttttatctgtgacatgttcacgcaagtgtgccaaaaaccatgaccacgctgtcaACGTCTCACCTTCCACCACCgtgaatgctagaggaaggacaccaccatttccatcttgagatgtggccattaagagggtcccacggtattttccgtacaaatgtgtgcattcaacttgtatgattggcttacagtacttgaaagcctctttacattggcCAAAAGTCCAGAAAACTCTATGAAATTGGCGGTGTTCGTGACTAACCGTATTTCCaacgataaaatcgtcatgtagtatttgaaaatacaatccaggagaatgattttgcatgtgtgttagccacgacaaaagtttcgcatatgactcatcccaatcgccatattcaatagcaatggctttctgtttcgccaaccaagcttttttgtacgacaccttgtacgcaaattgactgttaatcctctcttgaatcaatgaattttttatggatggatcttctctgatcatgcctgtgaatagaataacaaaatttaaatgacaattaagggtaaacaataacataatatgaacataaaatacgtacctactacacaagtggcaattaaatctgaatcaagtttctcgtgatcttgggtcatggtcatattgagacatgtgtgtggtccaccccattgagTGACTTTCCATGAATCAGTTTTTTTAGATAGAATTGCCCTCATGtagaaagggcaaggacaaTCTGCATATTTATTCACGCAACAAACCACATACTTGTCCCATTTACTTTCAAccactttgaaactttgatgcaccttcataacatattgtttgaccgtattcttgaccgcatctttactatcaaattccatgccaacatataattattggccaacattaaaattggatggcatctccaaaccacaaatgtcctcctcattaggatgactccagttgatattattataatacaaagcatcattccaaaatggattctgaattccttgtacaccttatagtccaaaaaaaaaattcaaatcatacttatttgGCCTTTAATACAATTGtcgttaaataataaatgtattgacgtattttttaagaggaaatcataccttctgctgggtgaacaattcttactggtgGAATCATGTCGAGGACTTCACTGTCGGTATCTGATAGACCgtcaacactgtcatcttcgtctAACGACTCTTCAAcatatgagttagacacaagataatcatcatcatcatgatcatcatcttcgtcaagatttaaattgctcatatttgttggcggttgtgtgtcatcattagataaataatttccacatgatgtaagggaatttgcagaatgaaacattgaaccactggccacatccttttctatgtacaattctagaactgacatttctt
Protein-coding sequences here:
- the LOC106796649 gene encoding uncharacterized protein — its product is MATSQDGNGGVLPLAFTVVEGETLTAWSWFLAHLREHVTDKNGICLISDRHASIKSVVANEALGWQPPHSYHVYCVRHIASNFNRKFNNAKQKEMLKKLAYTPCKHIFDQNLEKFRELSPAIATWIDRISKEKWTMAYDREGRRYENMTTNLSECINKLVVTSA